The region TCCACAGCAAATGGAAACGCCTGATGCGTCAGGGACGTCTGCGCCCGAATCATGCGCAGGGCTTCGGGATCAGGCGTGACGACCAGCAGGTTGACCAGCGGCAGACCCAGAGCTTCCTCAAGGGCGCGTGCGATACGTTTTTCGCCTACTACACCTGTGTCGATCAGAACGTCCGCGAGACGGCCACCAACCTCGGAATGCCGCACCAGAACTTTTTGCAGGTCGGTATCGTTGACGTACCCCTGTTCGAGCAGAATGGCACCGAGGCGACGGTCACCAATTGAAAGAGCCATGCTGTTCCTCCATGTGAATGAGCGGTAAGAGTACGGGATACGTCATCGTGAAGCCCAGCGGGCCGAAGGCGGAGTCAGGGATTCCAGTCATGGCCATACCGTCTCAGGACGGCGCGCTCCAGGGTGCGGGCCGCGCGGGTGTGCGGAAGGGCGTTGCTGATCAGGGGACGCACCAGCACGGTATGCAGGCCGCAGAGGTTTCCGCCCAGCACGTCGGTGAAGAGCTGGTCGCCCACCATGCCGACCTCGGTGGGCGGCAGTTGCAGCTCTGCCACCGCCCGCCGGTAAGCACGGGGGCTGGGTTTGCCAGCCATGCCGACTCCTGCAAATCCCAGCTTGTCCAGCCAGAAGGCCGCACGCCGGCCCGTGGCATTGCTGAGCAGGTACAGGCGGATACCAGCCTGACGCAGTTCGCTGGCCCAGCGCATCATGTCGTGAACCTCGTCGTAGCTGCCGTAAGGCACCAGAGTGTTGTCCAGGTCCAGCAGCAGCCCCCGCAGCCCGCGCACCTCCAGGAATTCAGGGGTGATCTGCGTGATGTGGTCAATCACGTCGTCGGGGCGGAGCAGGCTCATGCCTGCACCTCTGCGGGCAGCCTGCGCCCGATCACGGCCCACATTCGCCCGGTGCGGCCTGCGTCGCGGCGGTAGGAGTAGAAGTCCTCTTCAGTCGAGCAGCGTCCGCTGAGCCATACGTTGCCTTCGGGGACGCCCGCCTCACGCAGTACGCTGAGGTTGGCCGCGGCGAGATCAAGGTGCACCCTCCCATTGTTCAGCACGACTGCGTGGCCCAGACCAGCCTTCTGAAATTGCCCTGCCAGTTCCGGGCTGACCTCGTACCGTGCTCCGCAGATGCCGGGGCCTACGGCGACCTTCAGGCGTTCCGGGACAGCGCCCAGCCGTGTCATGGCCTGCACGGTATACGCGGCAATGCGCCCCAGCGTGCCCTTCCAGCCGGCATGGGCCGCCCCAATAACTCCGGCGTGCGGGTCTTCAAACAGAATCGGGTAGCAGTCTGCGGTACCGATGGTCAGCAGCACACCGCTTCTGTCCGTGACCAGCGCGTCGCCGGTCCACAGACCCGGACCCTGGGCGGTGATCACGTCGGTGCCGTGTACCTGGGTCAGGCGGGCGTAGGACTCCGGGGAAAAGCCCAGGGCCGCCCCAAGGCGCCGCCGGTTTTCCATGACAGCCTGAGCATCGTCTTCACGGTCGTCGAGATTCAGGCCACCTTGGCTCAGATTGCGGTGTGAGGCACCAAAAACACCAGTCGACACCCCGCCTGCGCGCGTGGTAAAAGCGTGCGGCGCCAGAAGATGAGGAGCGCGGAGCAGCATCAGGATTTCAGTATCGGCGCTCATGTCTTCCCCGATTCTGACTGTTCGGCATGAGGGGCGCAGTGAAGGGATACAGAATGCGGCCCGGCAGCTTGCACCGGCTTCAGCCATCCGGCGGCTCACGCTGCTAGAGTCACGGTCATGAGTGTGAGCGTTGACCTTTCCAGCAAGACGGCCCTGGTGATGGGCGTGGCCAATTCCCGCAGCCTGGGTTGGGCCATTGCCGAGCAGCTGCTGAAGGCCGGAGCCCGCGTGGGCTTTTCTTACCAGGGCGAGCGGCTGCAGGGCGAACTGCAGAAGCTGACGGCGGGGTACGAAAACACCTGGATCCAGCAGGCTGACGCCACCAACGAGGACGAGATGACGGCCCTCTTCGCCCGCGTGAAAGAGGAATTCGGGCAACTGGACATCCTGGTGCACTCGATTGCTTTTGCTCCGCGCAGCGCTATGGAGGGCCGCTTCCTCGACACCACACCAGAAGACTGGAACACCGCCCTGACCGTCAGTGCCTACACGCTGGTGTCGGCGGCACGTCATGCAGAGCCTCTGCTGCGCGACGGATCGAGCATCGTAAGCCTGACCTACCACGCCTCGCAGCAGGTCGTACCCAAGTACAACGTGATGGGCGTGGCCAAAGCGGCGCTGGAAGCGGCCACACGCTACCTGGCCGCCGACTTCGGCGAGCGCGAGATCCGCGTCAACACCATCAGCGCCGGCCCCATGCGCACCATCGCGGCCCGCAGCATCCCGGGCTTCGGCGGGCTGTACGACAAAGGCGCGCGCAACGCAGCGTTTGGCCGCAACGCCACCCCTGAAGAGGTCGGCAAACTGGCTCTGTTCCTGCTTTCGGACCTGGGCACCGGCGTGACCGGGCAGACGGTCTATGTCGACGCGGGTCTGAGCATCATGACGGTCAAGGAGTAAGGCCAAGTCTCTCTGCAGGCGGCCCGGGTGGAGCTCCACCCGGGCCGCCTGCTCGTGCGGCGCACCATCGCCCAGCCCGGCTATCATCGGGGCCATGAACCGGAAGGCCACAGCACTCGTGCTCCTGAACGCGCAGCGACATTATCTGGAAGAGCAGCCGGACGAGCCAGTACTGTCGCGGGTCTGGCAGACCCAGCTCCAGGCCGCGCGTGAAGCCGGTCATCTGATTGTGTTCGTCCAGTGGGACGGCCCCCCGGGCAGCTCGGGCGAAACCTTCTCCCGTGGCTGGGTCATCCATCCTGATCTGCGGGCCGAAGCCGGCGACCTGCGGGTACGCGCCACCTCGCCTGACGCCTTTAACAGCAGTGGCCTCGACATCCTGCTGCGCAGTCAAAGGGTAGAGACAGTGAATCTCCTGGCCCTGCCAGACAGTGAGGAAGGACAGGTCACTGCCCACACCGCACAGACGCTGGGCTACACGGTTCATGCGGTTCTGACGCAGGCCTGAACCTGAGATGGGTAGACGGGCGGTGTACTTTCCCTGCTCGTCTGGTTAAGCTGGACACGTGCTGTCCCTGCAAAAGGCCGCAAATATCCTTGGTGCCTTCAGTGCCGAACAACCCGAATGGGGTGTTCGGGCCCTGGCCGCCCATCTGCAGGTCCCCCGCGCCACTGCGCATGCGTATCTGGCTGGTCTGACCGAAGCGGGGTTTCTGCGGCGGACGCCAGCCGGAAAATACCGGCTCTCATGGCATCTGGCGGAAATGGGCGCGCAGCTGACAGCCGCACTGCCGTGGTTTCCCGAGGCCCGCGCGCTGATCACCCGGCTGGCGC is a window of Deinococcus deserti VCD115 DNA encoding:
- the pgeF gene encoding peptidoglycan editing factor PgeF is translated as MSADTEILMLLRAPHLLAPHAFTTRAGGVSTGVFGASHRNLSQGGLNLDDREDDAQAVMENRRRLGAALGFSPESYARLTQVHGTDVITAQGPGLWTGDALVTDRSGVLLTIGTADCYPILFEDPHAGVIGAAHAGWKGTLGRIAAYTVQAMTRLGAVPERLKVAVGPGICGARYEVSPELAGQFQKAGLGHAVVLNNGRVHLDLAAANLSVLREAGVPEGNVWLSGRCSTEEDFYSYRRDAGRTGRMWAVIGRRLPAEVQA
- a CDS encoding YqeG family HAD IIIA-type phosphatase, which produces MSLLRPDDVIDHITQITPEFLEVRGLRGLLLDLDNTLVPYGSYDEVHDMMRWASELRQAGIRLYLLSNATGRRAAFWLDKLGFAGVGMAGKPSPRAYRRAVAELQLPPTEVGMVGDQLFTDVLGGNLCGLHTVLVRPLISNALPHTRAARTLERAVLRRYGHDWNP
- a CDS encoding enoyl-ACP reductase FabI, whose amino-acid sequence is MSVSVDLSSKTALVMGVANSRSLGWAIAEQLLKAGARVGFSYQGERLQGELQKLTAGYENTWIQQADATNEDEMTALFARVKEEFGQLDILVHSIAFAPRSAMEGRFLDTTPEDWNTALTVSAYTLVSAARHAEPLLRDGSSIVSLTYHASQQVVPKYNVMGVAKAALEAATRYLAADFGEREIRVNTISAGPMRTIAARSIPGFGGLYDKGARNAAFGRNATPEEVGKLALFLLSDLGTGVTGQTVYVDAGLSIMTVKE
- a CDS encoding isochorismatase family protein, with the translated sequence MNRKATALVLLNAQRHYLEEQPDEPVLSRVWQTQLQAAREAGHLIVFVQWDGPPGSSGETFSRGWVIHPDLRAEAGDLRVRATSPDAFNSSGLDILLRSQRVETVNLLALPDSEEGQVTAHTAQTLGYTVHAVLTQA